The Solanum pennellii chromosome 7, SPENNV200 DNA segment CCGTTCTAACCCACCCAGTGCAGCCCGGTTTCGACCCGGTTGGGATGTGGGTATTCTAGCTCCGATGCTACAATTTCTTCGCGAAACAAAAGGTCCTTTTATGGTAAATCCCTATCCCTACTTCGGATACAACAAGAAACAAGAGGATTTTCTTCTGTTTAGAAAGAACAAAGGGGTTTACGATAGATTTTCGAAGAAATGGTATACAAATTCTTTTGATATGTTGTTGGATGCGGTGTATATGTCGATGGTGAGATTGAAGCATTCAGATGTGGAGATTGTTGCTGCTGAGACCGGGTGGCCTTCGCAAGGAGAAGCGTATGAACCGCAATGTACTGTGGAAAATGCAGCTTCGTATAATGGTGGATTGATGAAGAAATATAATTCCGGGATGGGCACGCCATTGATGCCGCACAGGAAGATCGAGACCTACATTTTTTCATTGTTCAATGAGAATACAAAACCCGGATCCATCGCTGAGAGGAATTTCGGGTTGTTCCGACCCGATTTCTCTCCGGTTTATGATATCGGAGTTTTGAAAAGCAACCAGGTAATTTcgaaaaattaattctttctgCGTTCCATTTTACGTGACACTTTTTCATTTCGagatttaaataagtttttctttgactttaaatttttcatagatccttataacatttctaatatcaattattgtgatttatagtattttttacgtagtttacaaagatatatttcattttaaaaaagttgaagATTTCATACGTAATTGTTCGATCAAAGTTAAACTATTTGACTCTCGTGATAAAACAAAGTGGCTTAAACACATCTAAATTAATTGAGTACTAtagttttgttttgttataagcataattaattaaatggaaatCTAATTAACTAGTAGATCAACTTTATTTAATTGAATCCATGAGGGGTATTTAAGTCATTTTGTTAATGTAATTATGATTATAATGGTACTGCTATAATTACAACAAGcttttttgtaaataatttcattttatctttttgtttgaagaatctttttttTCCAGTTGAGTACAGCTAGTTGTATTGCATTTTTTTCCACTCTTGAACCTAGATACATGGGAATATGTTTTCCATGTGGAGCCGTTTTAATACTCAaatccaataatttttttagtttcgaTTTAAGTGTTTTAATTTGACGATAATATTAAACGTACAcgctttaaaattattattatcgtAATTAATATACGTGGCATGGTCGAAAAGAAAAGAGTTGACACCTGTTGTAGTGGCCACCACATGTTATTACGTaatagattaataaaaaaaaaatcttcattgGATTCTCTTGcattaaataattgtattttttcaGTGAACcaaaaaaagtttaacatgTCCAACGGCTACTTAATGAAACACATGTGATGTAGTatttacaaaatgaaaaaagaaatatatttcgTAAGcatcatctttttcttttttgaaaaagaaatagatTTCATAAGCATATCTTTAAATTTGAATCTTGTcttctttgatttttgtttttttactttattctccCTTCTTTTTAATGTATTGCTTTTTCCTTTATGGTCCcactaatttaaaaatagaagtaTGTATTCGTAAGTGACGGATTTAGAATTTTCACGATGAGTTGTTCATGGTTATGGCTTGAACACATGAGAATATATGATAGGTTGGTTATTATCCattatttgattcattttagttCAAGTAAACTTCAGTGCTAATTATGTTAGCATTAGTGATTGAGCATTGAATTTGAACTTGTAACTTAAGCGGAGGAGAGTTTGACCAGAGTTTGACCGTAGGAATCAATTGATTAATAGTTTTCTTGAGGAAGAGAATTTAGGATGAACGCTTTTTTCATTTGCTTATACACTAATTGAAGCTACTATTGATCTCTTTACTATCTTAAGATTTTTCACCTTTCTTATAAGAGATtcaaaaacttatatatacacCACCTTGCCTCTTACTAGAGTGTGTCACTACTTGTGATCGATTTGACTTTGTTTAATTCATTCATTTGTCGCCTCTAGTCGATAGCATcgttttataattttgatactTACAGGCTCACCCAACACCTTCATTGCCCTCACCAAAAACCGGTGGCGGAGGCAATAAAGGTCAACCAAAAACACCAGCAGAGAACAAAAAATTCTGCATGCCAAAGGTTGAGGCAACTGATGCACAACTACAATCCAACATTAACTATGTGTGCAGTCAGGGAGTTGACTGCACACCAATTCAAGTGGGTGGTTCCTGCTTTAAACCCAACACTATCCGATCTCACGCAGCCTTTGCCATGAACTCGTACTATCAAAAGGAAGGTCGAAACAACTTCAATTGTGACTTTGCTGGTACTGGTGTAGTCGCCTTCTCCGATCCAAGTAAggttttaaaataatgtattcatATATGatctttttatgaaatttatagtATGATAATCTTTCTAATGAtgttatgtgtgtgtgtgtgtgttttttcTAGGTTATGGAACATGCAAATTTGAATCTTGAATGTACGTGAAGCTGAGGATGATAGCTAGTATTGACTTGTAATATTTATGAATGTTATGTACTTTGGTTTCACATATATAATCTAATTGTATTGGTTTGGTATGTAAACGTTCTTTTTATATACtatgtcatttaatttaatGTGCCTCATTTATTAATGGATTAATTACATGAATATACAACTTAAGTTTACATATTTTCCatatttcccttcttttttaaaaaattactaaaatccctattttttaataaatttaatctaACAGATACATTATTAAATTTAGAATCCTAATTAATACAAACCAATTAAATCTTACCCCTAATTATACTCTTTATTTTCTCCAAATAAAATACCCATTTACACGACTCCCATAATTAATACTAacccctaattttactttttcttttcccCAAATAGAAAACCCTTTTACACCACTCCCACTAACCAATTAATCAACTGTTCATcttcttaattttgaaaatcaaaatctcTTTATTCCGTCCGTTCGACTTCCTCTAGGCTGTCCGTCCTTTTTCTCTACCTGTCCGCCTTTGAAAATCAAAGTTGTGCTCTCCGTCCGTACGCCTTCGTCTAATCTGTACGCCATCTCTGTCCGCCATCTCGGTCCGCCATTTTTTTCCAACAATGGAAAACCAAAGTTCGAAGAAtcataaaacacaaaaagaggCACATGCAAAGACACCCAAGAAGAGAGGTAGAAAGCTTGCAATGGCCATATCCAGACCTCCACTGCACGTATttcgattttatttattttttttaatttttttttgtcacatGCAATGACTTTTTgtattattagaaaaaatatttttatattttttagattatttatctGATTcagaaaatactattttttttgtacatGTTGTTTATTAAGTATGaataatgtataaataagttgaaattcaaatttcttttttatgtaaatCAAAACTCAGTTGCACATCCTCTTGGTTGTCACCTCCTTTTGGGGTTTATGTTTAATAGATCTttaataagaatataattttaatttcctatatcaattatattttttagattatttatctGATTcagaaaatactatttttttgtacatgttgtattaagtatgaataatgtataaataagttgaaattcaaaattttttttattgtgaatCAAAACCCAGTTGCACATCCTCTTGGTTGTCACCTCCTTTTGGGGTTTATGCTTAATAGATCTttaataagaatataattttaatttcctgtatcaattatattttttagattatttatctGATTCAGAAAATACTAACAGACTCATAATTGTAGTTAAACTTATGTATCAAGTAtaactttgcattttttgtatcatgttagttatcaagtagacagacttataattatagttacacttatgtatcaagtacgattttgcattttttgtatcaactataactttgcattttttgtatcatgttagtaTCAATTAAACAAACTCATAATTGTAGTTAAACTTAAAAGTaggaattaattcaaatttcaatttttaatccCCCAAATTACTCAACAAACGGATAGAAATCCCCCAAATTACTCAACAAACGGATAAAATGGAATACTATATAATGTATCCAACTGTTTTATTATGTATCAgaaacttattaaaaataagggattttttgtaaattgaaaaaaagtagGGATAGGAGGTAATTTATGTTTTACACTATgtgatttacataatttttacattattaatttcTCTTTACCatttgttttcaattttatcaagtcatcttaaatatagaaaaaattacatttttaaaaataattacagattttagcgatactttttgtttattacttatttatatcaatattgtgataaaatctgtaatatgtattaaaagtgaattatgtatgcaatatttgaattataattgtttttgaaatatattatgcttgtttggtaaaaagttgtcacattgtattataagtgtattaaaatgtgtgataaatgtattatccatcatttaaacttgtattatatttaaataataaatttagctTTGTAAtatgcattaaaattgtattataaatgatttaaaagtgatcaagtgaaaaaaaaatatattattattataaatgataaatattttttattattgtatatttatgtaagtttcccttaaATTTATATACTTTTGTTGGGCTTGTTAAGGAGTGTAGCAAACAAAAATGGCAAAcattatatatagtatatatatgtatcagtgattgtatttgtatatttgctGATTTATTACATATATGTAATTAGTTTGTATATATTGTTCAATGAattcaattgttttttaaaaaaaaatttgtatcaataaatgaattgtatcatataatataattgtaTTAAGGTTGTAACAAGTTCAACATTGTTATCATTTGTATCAATGTTGAACCAATGGATacatgtatatttatattttgtatcacTAAAGTGTATATGCATAGTTGACACACATCATTTGTATCGATTTAGTTGATTGTTATCATTTGTAATTGTGTAATTGATTGTTCACATTTGTATTAGTATTTAGAGAAAAGAGGCACAGAGAGGGGCAGGGAGAGGAGAGAGCTGAGGGAGAGATGGTAGAGAGAAGAGAGTCGAGTGTATATATACATCTCATATATTTGCTTAATTCTGTAATTTTCATATTACGCTAATATTACTTTAAGGTAATGTAAAAATTACACAATAAAGAGTAAAAGTTCAATTtggttaaaaataatataaccaataataaGAATTATAGTAGGTTGAATAAAATTTCTCTATCCTTGGTTAAGAGCTTCGTGTTAAAATTCTAcctatgaaaaaaattgtttgaagCGTCCTCTcttaattacttaattagtCGAACCTTAAATatacacaaatttaaattgatcCAAGTTTAGATGCAAGTATTGgacatgaaataaaaatagtattctAAGCTCCAAAGTCTTATTATATGTTATCACATAATTACATCACATTTTCTGTTTCACTTTTTTTCATTATCCCTTTGTTACTTTAAAAATCTCCAAATtccttatttctttaatgtatatgagctacatattaatatattcgagctaatttttaatgtatccgagctgcaattattgtaatagacttaaaCTTTTAAGAGATTAATTAGGGATACATAGTAATTTATATTAATACTATGTAATTTGCACAAAATTTTACCCAAATGGATAACATAAAGAAGTGAATTGAATCCTATGGGCTTTTGGTACCTCAAGGTTTAGGCCAATTTCAAATGGacctttcaaaaataaaaatgttttgggcctaaattaaaatgttgaGCCCATGTTATCATGAGGACTGAAGTGCAAACTTTATGGATCTTTAGGTACCAAACTTGTTATTCTACTAAAAATAGCAACTTGTTCTGGTGTTTCTGCTGCTAACATAGAAATGCAGAATCTACATAACAATATTTACTATTTCAAAATCCTTGCAAGTTGCAAAATTCAAACTCTACCCAACAAAAATCCAGCTataaaaaactaaactaaactaATGTTGACTCAAAATAGATTTTAGAACCTTGTTTGATCATTTTTCGAAATAAAATCAGTTATCCATGGACTAACACAATCATGAAAATCAAAAGATCAAATGATATACATACCATATAACAATCAACAAGTTATCAAAATCACCTAAAGCAAcacattaaataaaatagatagCAGAACATACTATTTTTCGTCCTTTGCTTCTCTTCATTCTCCAGGACTTTCttaatgattttattatatttttgtttctatttctCCCTCAAACTCTGAATAAGGTGGAAGTTTATATAGGATTGATTTAGGGGGGGGGAAACGGTCGAATTTCAAAGAGATAAGGTTGAAAGCCGTTGAATAGTACAATTCCTCAACGGATTGAGAGTTGAAGCCGTCCGATTTCAAGCAAGGACACGAGATTTCTCAAACGGCTCCTTCGATGGAAGTATAAAGAGAGAGACGTTTGGACTGCAGCTTTTTTCTGAAGTGATGCGACGTTTCTGGAAGAACGAGGCGCGTTGGGTTTTTTTGGCGTGAAGAAGACGAGATCGGctcattttttgtattgtttggACTTGGGCTGAGAATGGGATAATGGGCTGAAGTTTGGATGATATAAAGTggataaattacataaattaatacatttattaaaaaataattactgattttagcgatactttttatttattaccatttataacagtattgtgataaatctgtaatatgtattaaaagtgaattatgtacgcaatgtatttgaattataattgtttttgaaatacaTTATGTTTGTCTGGGTAAAAAATTGttacattgtattataagtgtattaaaatgtgtgataaatgtattatcgatcattaaaacttgtattatatgtgaataataaattgttctttgtaatatgtattaaacttatattataaatgaattaaaagtggtcaggtgaaaaaaataattattgctataaatggtaaatatttttttattataatatatttatgtaagtttcccgtATAAAGTTATGTTCCCTTTGCTGGGGTATGTGAAAAATTTGGTCCACCTTCATCGTAGTCCACCGTTGCACCCACTCCTAAAAGCTTGCGCATATTCGTTTGGCCAATCGTCTAACCACAAAgacgaaaaaaaataatagtaagttatttatataaatCTGATAGTTTAAATTAATTGAGTCTCAAATAAAGATAATCGAACATCAATTGAAGACAGAAAACTACTTGTATACGAATGCTACATGCCTAATAGCTTGTTAAAGTTTTTGAAGCACAAGAATTGAAACCAATAActctgaatttattttttggatgttcctttattttgatttcaTATTAAGGTAATTCAATTTCTAatatagataattttatatctaaatcTACGGATGAATATCTCACCATCTCTAAAATTCATGTATTTATTATAAGCATTCACAAAGTACAAATaatctatataaaaaataataatctacttcaaaaaattaatcttttatgttttgttgttgaGATTCTGAGGAGTATATATAGGCTATACAAGTGTATATGCATAATTGACACTTATCATTTGTATTGAGTTAGTTGATTGTTATCATTTGTAATTGTGTGATTGATTGTTCACATTTGTATTAGTATTTAGAGAAAAGAGGCACAGAGAGGGGCAGGGAGAGGAGAGAGCTGAGGGAGAGATGGTAGAGAGAAGAGAGTCGAGTATATATATAGATCTCATATATTTGCTTAATTCTGTAATTTTCATATTACGCTAATATTACTTTAAGGTAatgtaaaaattaaacaataaagaGTAAAAGTTTAATTTGGTTAAAAATAATGTAACCAATAATAAGAATTATAATAGGTTGAATGAAATTTCTCTATTCTTAGTTAGGAGTTTCGTGTTGAAATTCTACCCATGAAAAGAATTGTCTGAAGCGTCTTTtttaattgtgttttatttaattagtcgAACTTTAAATATGtacaaatataaattgattttagTTTAAATGCAAGTAttgaacataaaataaaaatagtattctATCACTGAGTCCAAAGTCTTATTATATGTTATCACATAATCAATAAAGATTCTACTCtaaattacaacataacatGTGACACGTAACAACCTCATTTTCTATTCATTCTAATCCATATCAAATACGAataattataaatcaaatatataaattatattctcaaaaatcattttttgttaCTTTAACTACCTACTAGTATTACTTTTACAATTTTACTAAGCTTAAAATTTGTAGATCTTCCCTAATAGTGTCATTAGCAaaatttgtaactttttttttttcttcttaagaGACCCTCAAAACCAGATTTGAAGAGCACAAATTTGTACCCTTCTAAGAAGCCCTCAAAACCCTCTCTTTATTGCGTTTTTCTCCGGAAGTACTCGCAGTTCTCTCTCTAATCGATAATGGAGGACGACGATGAATTCGGAGATCTCTACACCGATGTGCTCCGCCCCTTAACGGCGTCGTTTCAGTCTCAGCAGCAGCCGGTAGCGCAAGAAGAAGCTGCGCCCAAAGCCGCCGGGGCTATGAGCCGGCCGATCGATCTGAACATCAACAGCGATGATGAGGAGATTTTATACGGAGCTCCGAATTCGAATTCGAAACCGAATTTTGCTGGGCCGAGTGCTATTACTGGTCAGGAAAAAACCCTAGCTTCTCCGCTAGATGTTAAATCCGGGTCGAGGTTACCCGAATCCAATCTGAATTTAAAACTTGGAGCTGGAAGAATGGAGGGTTTGGGTGGAATTAATGAATCGGATTCGACAGCTAGGGTTTTGGTTGAGAGTGAGGATGTGAAATTAGCTAAAACGGAGTTTCAagatttgaattttatggatGAAGCTAATATTGATATTGTAGTGGAAGAGACGGATGATAAAGATGATATTTTGATGGGGAATCATCAAAATGTAGGTGAAGACCATGAGAATCTGAAGGATGGGACTGGAAATGCAGGGAATTTCGTGATTGAAGCTTCTGGTGCTGAGCAGTTGATTCCTGGGCTGGCGATTCCGGGTGTTTCAGGTGGGGCGGGGAATACTGGAGAAGGTACTTTTGAGGATGATTGGGATAGTGATAGTGAGGATGATTTGCAGATTGTGTTAAATGACAACACTCATGGACCAATGGGCATGGAGAGAATGGGTATTGGTGAAGAGGACGATGAAGATGAAGATCCTTTGGTTATTGTTGCTGATAatgatggcccaagccatccaCCAATGATGGAGGAG contains these protein-coding regions:
- the LOC107025858 gene encoding glucan endo-1,3-beta-glucosidase-like, with the protein product MMKLSSKTSFMLFFFVIAFFLHDVTSIGVNYGTLGNNLPPPAQVAQFIKDKTVIDRVKIFDINPDILRAFANTGISLTVTVPNGEIPNLLDLAYARRYVEQNIKPHYPQTKMDVILVGNEVLHWDTPEVQNKLVPAMKVFYQALGLSGLKGIKVSSAHSLGILLRSNPPSAARFRPGWDVGILAPMLQFLRETKGPFMVNPYPYFGYNKKQEDFLLFRKNKGVYDRFSKKWYTNSFDMLLDAVYMSMVRLKHSDVEIVAAETGWPSQGEAYEPQCTVENAASYNGGLMKKYNSGMGTPLMPHRKIETYIFSLFNENTKPGSIAERNFGLFRPDFSPVYDIGVLKSNQAHPTPSLPSPKTGGGGNKGQPKTPAENKKFCMPKVEATDAQLQSNINYVCSQGVDCTPIQVGGSCFKPNTIRSHAAFAMNSYYQKEGRNNFNCDFAGTGVVAFSDPSYGTCKFES